From Nicotiana tabacum cultivar K326 chromosome 20, ASM71507v2, whole genome shotgun sequence, one genomic window encodes:
- the LOC142174214 gene encoding uncharacterized protein LOC142174214: MRESKWNSMIEDAYSFCDKNGIVIPKMDEKYALGKSKRKSLTVTYFYRLYVEVFCAAIDLQFSELNSRFSEVNTSLLLGMASLSPDDSFMNYDKNKIMKLATYYPNEFTASKLEDLSYELDNYIDYVREVGKAFSNLKGLGGLLKTLVKTRRGATY, encoded by the coding sequence ATGAGAGAATCTAAATGGAATTCTATGATAGAAGATGCCTATTCATTTTGTGATAAGAATGGTATTGTAATCCCAAAAATGGATGAGAAGTATGCACTTGGAAAGTCGAAGCGTAAAAGCTTAACTGTTACATATTTTTATCGTTTGTACGTAGAGGTTTTTTGTGCTGCTATTGATTTGCAATTTTCGGAGCTTAACAGTCGTTTTAGTGAAGTGAATACTTCTCTGCTTCTTGGTATGGCTAGTTTGAGTCCCGATGATTCTTTTATGAATTATGATAAAAACAAGATTATGAAACTTGCTACATATTATCCAAATGAGTTCACTGCTTCTAAGCTTGAAGATCTTAGTTATGAGCTTGACAACTATATTGACTATGTGCGAGAAGTGGGCAAGGCATTCTCTAACTTGAAAGGGCTTGGTGGTCTGTTGAAGACATTGGTTAAAACCAGGCGTGGAGCTACGTACTAA
- the LOC107788595 gene encoding receptor-like protein 4, producing the protein MSPFFFFISLLPFLPSSSSLHYPFNYSLHIDCGSLSNSTDVFNTSWISDRYFTGGSTSVVSEPLHFQHPQEKTLRYFPVSSGKKNCYTIPNLPAGGRYQLRLFTVYDNYDGKSHSPSFDVSVEGNVVFQWRSPWHESISRAGAYSDLFFTIDDDDVADVCFYSIATDSPVIASLEITQIDPASYLVNDSSILVNYGRFSSGSDQWGPGFSNDTDRFGRSWQSDSDFRSKVAGVTTGAHIKAISAMKNVVNVDKAPNYFPLKLYQTAVTVIGEGGEYLEYNLPVDAKLDYLLWFHFAEIDVSVNRAGKRVFEVVVNGENVSRVDIYEKVGSFAAYDWSYVVKNLSDTELNVRLVPVVGAPVICGLENYAIIPPDLRTLPQQVIAMKALKESLRVPDRMGWNGDPCAPTTWDAWEGVACHPTKNGSLVISQIDLGSQGLKGYISDQIGLLSNLVSLNLSSNSLGGSLPWGLGQKSLVKLDLSNNKFTGSIPDSLASSTLQFVYLNGNELEGLVPEELLSIGVHGGAIDLSGNKGLCGGPTLPDCPLFWNKEGLSTAGKAAIGISCLVFVCLVLFVAYICYKRRQNDYDFGLPHELMSLAAKRNRYQRQKSLMTLEMESQHAKGFIPTYNAT; encoded by the exons ATGtctcccttcttcttcttcatctcccttttaccctttcttccttcttcctcttctcttcACTATCCTTTCA ATTATTCTTTACATATAGATTGCGGAAGTCTTTCAAATTCAACTGACGTCTTCAATACGTCATGGATTTCCGACCGTTACTTTACCGGCGGTTCAACCTCCGTTGTATCTGAGCCTCTCCACTTTCAACACCCACAAGAAAAAACACTCCGTTACTTCCCCGTTTCCTCCGGTAAAAAGAACTGCTACACAATTCCAAATTTACCCGCCGGCGGTCGTTACCAGCTCCGTCTATTCACTGTCTACGATAACTACGACGGGAAATCGCATTCCCCGTCGTTTGACGTCTCTGTCGAGGGCAATGTCGTCTTTCAATGGCGGTCCCCTTGGCACGAATCTATctcacgcgccggcgcgtacTCCGATCTGTTTTTTACTATCGATGATGATGACGTGGCGGATGTTTGTTTTTACAGTATTGCCACTGACTCGCCCGTGATTGCTTCACTTGAAATCACGCAAATTGATCCGGCTTCTTATTTAGTCAATGATAGTTCAATTTTGGTCAATTATGGTAGATTTTCTAGCGGGTCGGATCAATGGGGACCCGGTTTTAGTAACGATACGGATCGGTTCGGCCGGTCATGGCAATCGGACTCCGATTTTAGGTCTAAGGTTGCGGGAGTAACCACTGGAGCACATATTAAGGCTATTTCTGCAATGAAAAATGTGGTTAATGTAGATAAAGCACCAAATTATTTTCCTTTAAAGTTGTATCAAACTGCAGTTACCGTAATTGGTGAAGGAGGTGAATATTTGGAGTATAATTTACCCGTGGACGCGAAATTGGATTACTTGTTGTGGTTTCATTTTGCTGAGATTGATGTAAGTGTGAATAGAGCTGGGAAAAGGGTGTTTGAGGTGGTGGTGAATGGTGAGAATGTGAGTAGAGTGGATATTTATGAGAAAGTTGGGAGCTTTGCTGCTTATGATTGGAGTTATGTTGTTAAGAATTTGAGTGATACTGAGTTGAATGTGAGGCTTGTGCCGGTTGTGGGCGCTCCCGTGATTTGTGGACTTGAAAATTATGCTATTATTCCACCTGATCTCAGGACTCTTCCTCAACAAG TTATTGCTATGAAAGCGTTGAAGGAGTCACTTAGAGTTCCGGATAGGATGGGATGGAATGGTGACCCTTGTGCTCCTACTACTTGGGATGCTTGGGAAGGTGTTGCATGTCATCCAACTAAGAACGGATCGCTTGTGATCTCCCAAAT AGATCTTGGAAGCCAAGGCTTAAAGGGATATATCAGTGACCAAATTGGGCTTTTGTCTAATTTGGTAAGCTT GAACTTGAGTTCTAATTCTTTGGGAGGTTCTCTACCGTGGGGATTGGGTCAGAAGTCTCTTGTGAAACT GGACTTGTCAAATAACAAATTTACCGGATCCATACCTGATAGTTTAGCTTCTTCCACCTTGCAGTTTGT GTATTTGAACGGTAATGAACTAGAAGGCCTAGTGCCGGAGGAACTTCTTTCCATTGGGGTCCATGGTGGAGCTATTGA CCTCTCTGGTAATAAAGGGTTGTGTGGAGGACCTACCTTGCCGGATTGTCCGCTATTTTGGAATAAAGAGGGTCTCTCTACAGCTGGTAAAGCTGCAATTGGAATATCATGTCTAGTATTTGTTTGTCTGGTACTGTTCGTGGCATACATCTGCTACAAGAGGAGGCAGAATGATTATGACTTTGGTCTTCCGCATGAACTAATGT CATTAGCTGCAAAGAGGAATAGGTATCAGCGGCAAAAGTCGCTGATGACTCTAGAAATGGAGAGTCAGCATGCTAAAGGATTTATACCAACATACAATGCAACATGA